A genomic window from Vitis riparia cultivar Riparia Gloire de Montpellier isolate 1030 chromosome 16, EGFV_Vit.rip_1.0, whole genome shotgun sequence includes:
- the LOC117934003 gene encoding vesicle-associated membrane protein 722-like produces the protein MKKKEKEMEMEMEPKRGTEKVEEMKAKVAQVQGVMRENIEMVMDRGEKIDILVDKAQDLQKEAGYYRDNGRAIKRKMWCKNMKIKLIVITVLILILVLIIWSSICGGFNCSN, from the coding sequence atgaagaagaaggagaaggagatggagatggagatggaaCCGAAGAGGGGTACAGAAAAAGTAGAAGAGATGAAGGCAAAGGTAGCGCAAGTTCAAGGAGTGATGAGGGAGAACATAGAGATGGTTATGGATAGAGGGGAGAAGATAGATATTTTGGTGGACAAGGCTCAGGATTTGCAGAAGGAAGCTGGATATTACCGAGACAATGGGAGGGCGATTAAGAGGAAAATGTGGTGTAAGAACATGAAGATCAAGCTGATTGTTATTACGGTTTTGATATTGATTCTGGTTTTGATCATCTGGAGTTCTATCTGCGGTGGATTCAACTGCAGCAACTAG